ATGGCTGGGTTTGCCGGTGAGTCTTTTCAGCAGCGGTTAATTTTGCTTAATTCTGACTCGGATTTTCCCTCTGTTTCCGATAAGCCGGTTGCTGATTTTTTTTGGAAGAGTGAGTAGTTTTTTCGCGAAAGCGAATATTTGTTTTTATTAACCACAGATGCACACAGATAAACACAGATGGTTTATCTGTTGGATCTAAGGTTTTGCAGATTTATTGAGTGATTGTACTAATGGTTGAAACACCGGCACTAAATCAGGCTGGCTTAGAACTAAGGTTGGGTAAGATCGATTGCTGTAATCTTTACCGGCTTCTAAGGGAAAGATGGATTCTTGTTCTAGGGGAACCCAAACGCCACCTGCGGCGTTAATGATTGTCCAAACTGCGGCAATATCCCAAATTTTGGGGGTTGCTTCTACGCCTCCTAACGTGATGCCGGCGGCTACCATTAAAAAGTTATACGTTGCGACGCCTAGCATTCGGATTTTGCAGGGGAAGGGATGTTCAATTGCGGAAATGCTGCGAGTGCAAAAACTAAAAAAGTGATTTTTAGATAGCGAATCCCTGCTTGTATGAATTGGCTGAGAATTCAGGAAAGCGCCTTGAGTGTTTTGCGTTAAAGACTTTTCTAATTCCTTGTTCCAAAATGCCGAGAAAGTTTGCTTTAACGGCGGTAAATAAACATAGCCGAAAACTGGAAAACCTTGATAAAATAATCCCATTGAAATTCCCCAAATCGGAATTCCTCTGGCAAAGTTTGTGGTTCCGTCTAAAGGATCGATAATCCAGCACCATTCAGTATCTGGAAAAACGTGTTCTCCTTCTTCACTTAAAACTCCGTGAGTGGGGAAAGCCGCAGCGATGGCTTCTCGAATTTCCTGATCTGCCCATTTATCGGATTGGGTTACTAAACTTCCATCTAGTTTTTCTGCTGCTTGAACTTGACCGAAATCAGCCATTAACTGAGTGCCAACTCGAACAGCCGTCTTCTCTGCAAACTCTAAAACTTGCGCCCAAAAATCCCCTAATTCCTCAAGTCTCGCCTCCATCCAATTCTCCTAAATTAATCTAATTCTCCGGCCATCACCGCAGCAATTGCACTCTTTGCATTCTCGCGGAATTCTTTAATATTAACGCGCCGCAATAGAAAAATTGCAACAATCATTCCCACCGCTTGCAGTGCAAAAACCATGCTATAAGCAAGCACTGGCACAGGAAACAAATTCTTCCCTAAATTTAAAACTGCCCCACCAAATACGGTTGCCAAGCCTCTCGCCATTGCTTGAGATAAACCCCAAGCACCAATAAATGTGCCGGCTGTTTCTGCCGCCGTTAAATCTAGCATTAAACTGGTTGCGCCGGCAGTCAAAACTCCCGATGCTAACCCAAAGAATAATAAGCTACCTTTCAGCATTCCTGGATTAGCTGTAAATCCGGCGAGAATAATTAATCCTGAACTAATGGCTGCGGCTGTACATCCATATTTGGTTGTTCTGTGTTTACCTAAACGAGGCAAAAGTAAAAAGCCGGTGGAAGCAATACCGATCAGGGTTCCCATTCCATAAAAGGCATTGAGTTGAGTTGTTTGTGAAACACTCATGCCAAACACTTCCCCACCATAGGGTTCCAACACGGGATCTTGCATAAACAGGCTTGTTGTCAGCACCAACAAGAAACTAAAAAATAACCCGGTTTGGCGGTTAGCTGTTAAAATCCGCAGCGCATGACTCAAGGTAATTTTATCTTCTCGATCCACTAAAGTTGAGCGAGAGTTGAAGCGAGAATATTTTTTCTCGACTCCAAAAGTTGCTAAGACACTCAATCCAAATACCACAGCCGGCACTATCATAAAAACTGGATTAATGGTGGCTTGTAATTGAGGAATATTCGCAAGATTTGCCGAAGCGGAATTGGTAATCGCTTCTTCGCCTGCTTCTGGCATCTGTAATAACTTAGAAATTGTAATCGCACCAATCACAATTCCCACCATCAACATCGACCAAACAATGCCAATTAATTTAGAGCGATTATCGTCATCTGAAACATCCACCAGTAAAGCTGCAAACGGAGTGGAACTTGCACTGAGTGCTAATCCATAGATTGCAAAAACTAAAGCCAGAACTGCAACCCAAGCATAGGTTGAAAAACTCCAGCCGGTTGCTTGCAAACTGCCGCCGAGTTGCCACACCACTTGCACTGCAATAAAAGAGGTAATTGCAAATACCGCTGCCCCAATCCAAACAAAGCCGGTGCGGTGGTAGCCCAAAAGCGGTTTAGAATCGGATAATTGACCAAACCAAATGCGTGCCGGCGCAACAAATTGGTGCATTGCAATGGCACCGGCAGCAATTAATGGCAGCACGTTTAACTCATCAATCATCACCCGGTTGATCACCCCTAAAGTTAGGAGTGACATAATGCCTAATCCCATTTGGAATAAGCTCAGCCGGAACATTGTCAGTAAATTAAGTTTAGGCAGTAGCTTCTCTGATTCAACCGGCTCAGAATCTGGTAAATGATCGCGATTCATCTCTATACCCCACCTAATTGATCAAGCATTAACAGTATTTTGTATTTTATATGCGCGGATTGCCGGTTCCAACGCGTTCATCTGTAAATTTTTCCCACAACAGGGACGTTTCCAAATCCTCTGATCCTGGCAATCTTCTCACTCAAATGTACAAAAGACGACAAACTGCCGGCAGCGCTACACTTTTAAACGTTAAGTATTAGCACTCATCAAAGATGCAAACAACAACTTTAGGACAAAATGGGCCGGCTGTCACCGCCTTGGGCATTGGCGCTTGGTCGTGGGGTGATAAGCTGTTTTGGAACTACGGCAGCGACTACGGCGAAGCGCAGGTACGAGAAGCTTTCCATGCCGCACTCGCTGCCGGCATCACCTTCTTTGACACCGCCGAGGTTTACGGCCCAGGTGAGTCAGAAAAACTCTTGGGGCAGTTTATCAAAGAAAGCGGACAGCCGGTGCATATTGCCACCAAATTTGCCCCGCTTCCTTGGCGCTTTAACGGCGACTCGGTTTCTGATGCCCTGACGGACAGTTTAAAGCGCTTACAGATGGATCGCGTCACCCTCTATCAGGTACACTGGCCGTTCACCTTTTTTATGAGTCAGGAAACCCTGATGAACGCCTTAGCCGATGAGGTACAGCGGGGTAGAATCGAGGCTGTAGGTGTAAGTAATTACTCAGCTGAGGAGATGCGGGAAGCGCACCAGCTATTGGCGAAACGAGGCGTCCCTTTAGCCGTGAATCAGGTGCGCTATTCTTTGTTAACTCGGCAAATTGAAAGCCAAGGGATCTTGAGTGCGGCGCATCAGTTAGGTATTACCCTCCTTGCTTACAGCCCTTTGGCGCAAGGATTGCTCACCGGCAAGTATACTGCTGAAAAACCGCCTGCCGGCCCTCGTCAATGGGACCCCAAATTTAGCCGCAGCGGCTTGCAGAAAATTGAGCCGGTGCTTTCTCTGTTGCGTCAATTTGGTGAAAAATACCAACGCACGCCGGCACAAGTTGCCCTCAACTGGTTAATTGCCCAAGGCAGCGTGATTCCAATTCCAGGGGCAAAAACAGCCCAGCAAGCGCAGCAGAATGCCGGCGCATTGGGTTGGGAACTCTCTCCAGAGGAAATCCTCCGTCTGGAAGAGGTTAGCCGGCCTTGGCTGAGCTAAACTCAACACCTGTGTTACCTGTGTAGTGGACGGGTGTGAGTCTGTTAATTTAGGTTCCCACCTTAGTTTGCTTGCCCTCGTCCGTAAAACTGTTCAGTTAATCCACAAAATCACAAATTTGTCAAGATTGAGTCTGCAATAGCTCACATCTTGCCTGAACGAATTACACAGGATAAAGGACAGATAATATCGGACAAATTTAGGGGAGGTAACCACAAATTCTCATGAAACTTTTGAGAGATTGGGGTTTTACCCGCCAAGGGTGGCGAAGTGGTGAGCGCGGTGAATATTTGGTATTAATTCAGGGTTTGCTGCTGATCGCGCTTGTGATGCTGCCGGTCTACCGGCCTGCTGGGTTAAATATCAACTCACCGGCACTATTGTATGGGATTTGGGGCATCGCAGCGATCCTAGGCGTGGGGGCATTCGTTCTAATTATTAAAGGACTGTTGGATTTAGGCGGCAACCTCACACCCTTACCCTATCCTAAAGAAAATGGCCAACTTGTCCAAACCGGCATCTACAGCTTAGTGCGTCATCCGCTTTACAGTGGCTTAATTTTAGCAGCGCTAAGCTGGGCGATTTGGCAACAGAGCTTGTTTCACCTAGCCGGCGGAGTAATTCTGTTTGCCTTTCTTAATGCCAAAGCCAGCCGAGAAGAAGCTTGGCTAAGCCAGAAGTATCCAGACTACCCAAATTATCAAAACCGGGTCAAAAAGCTGATTCCTTGGCTTTACTAAAATAGCCATTGTTTTCAGAAATTTTGTTTTTGCCCCGACGTGAATGTAGAAACTTGTAACCTCAAAGAAGAATCTCCAGCATGACCCCGGATACCATTGAACTAGACGGTAAATCTTTTGTCCCAGCCGAAAATCTGCCGCTTCCAGAATGGCCTTGCGTTTTGAGTGAGCGTCCTCAGCCAACGCTCACAATTAAAGACAATGATATGTTTTTAGTTACCGATACTTTGGGTAACATCGCCGGCTGTTTGGGCAATGACACAAACGCCAGTATGGGGCTATTCTGCTGCGATACGCGGTTTCTAAATCGTTTAGAGTTGCAGATTGAAGGGCGATCGCCGGTTTTACTGAGCAGCACCGCCGATAAAGGATTTGGTCTGTCGGTTTTGTGTACGAATCCCAGAATTGAAAATCATCTCCCGCCGGAAACGATCGGAATTAAGCGGGATTTAATGTTGAATGGAGCGCTGTTTTCAGAAATTGAAATCTCTAATTACAGCACCGAGACTGTGAGTTTTCAAGTTAGCATCAGTTTTGATGCCGATTTTGTCGATTTATTTGAAGTGCGGGGGTTTGGCCGGCAAAAACGCGGGCAAATTTTACGACGAATTCCCCTAACAGGAGAACGCACAATCACAGGATCGCAGGATCTCTCCAACCGGGGAGTGGAGGAAGCAGAATTCACAACTCACACCTCAGTCCTCAGTCCTCCTCCCTCCCTCCTGGAACAGGAAGAATTAATTCTGGCATACCAAGGTTTAGATGGTTGCCTGATGGAATCTCGCATTCGTTTCGATCACCGGCATCCAGATTATTTCCAAGGTTACACAGCCATTTGGCAAATAGAACTGGCGACCCACGAAACCCAAAAACTCGGCTACCGGCTGCAAATGTTCACCAACGGTCGCCCCACTTCTAAGGTGAACCCACCGGCTACTTTTGTGCAAGCCAAAGCCGCTGAATATTTAGAAGAGGAACAGTGGACGCACGAAATTACCAAGATCCGCTCAGATAAAAACACCTTTAATCAAGTCATTGAGCGAGCTGAGCAAGACCTTTATGTGATGCGGCAGTCGATTGGCAAAAACACCGTACTCTCTGCCGGCGTTCCTTGGTTTTCCACCCTCTTTGGCCGGGACTCGATTATCGCAGCCTCGCAAATTTTAATGCTCAACCCGACAATTGCTCGTGAAACTTTGAGCATCTTAGCGGAGTACCAGGGTAAAAAAGATGATGACTGGCGCGATGAGCAACCGGGAAAAATCTTGCACGAACTGCGCTTGGGGGAAATGGCCAGATGTCAGGAAATTCCGCACACCCCTTACTATGGCACTGTAGACGCTACGCCGTTGTGGGTGATGCTTTACGCCGAATACTACGCCTGGACAGCAGATAAAGACACCCTAGAGCATCTGTGGCCCAATGCTTTGGCGGCAATGGATTGGATTGATCGTAACTGCAAACATACCGGCTACCTCAGCTATGACCGGCAGTCAAGTCGCGGTTTAGCAAATCAGGGTTGGAAAGACTCGGAAAACTGTATCGTCAACCGCCAAGGCGTGCAGCCGGCAGGCCCGATCACCCTGTCTGAAGTGCAAGCGTATGTCTACGCAGCGAAATTGCGCCTCAGCGAAATTGCCCGGATGAAAAAGCGCCTCGACTTGGCAGATCAGTGGCTAGAGGAAGCACGCGAGCTAAAAACCCGCTTCAACCGGGATTTTTGGATGGAAGAGGAAGGGTACTGCGCTGCCGCCTTGGATGGCGATGGCAACCAAATAGACGGCATTACCTCCAATCCTGGCCACTGTTTGAGCCTAGGCATTCTGACTCAGGATAAAGCTCTGAGTGTGGCGGAGCGGCTGCTTGCGCCAGATATGTTTAATGGCTGGGGCATTCGCACGCTCAGCAGTCTGTCGCCGGCATACAATCCAATGGGCTACCATATCGGTTCGGTTTGGCCCCATGATAATGCTTTAATTGCAATGGGTTTGCGCTCTCTCGGCGTGGTTGACCAAGCGTTGGAAATTGCTAAAGGATTGCTCGATATGACTAGCAAGCAACCCTACAAGCGTCCTCCTGAATTGTTCTGCGGTTATGAACGCACAGGTGATGACGAGCCGGTGCAGTATCCTGTCGCCTGTTCTCCTCAAGCTTGGGCCACCGGCAGTGTTTTTCAACTGCTGCAAATGATGGTTAATTTGGTGCCTGATGCCCACAATAATTGCTTGCGAATTATTGACCCCACTTTGCCAGAGTCGATCAATAAGCTGTCACTGCATAACCTGAAAGTCGGCAACACTTTACTTGATCTGGAATTTGAGCGGGCCGGCACAACTACTGCCTGCCGCGTTGCCAAGAAACGGGGCAACCTGCGGGTTGTGATTGAAGCTTAGATTTCACTCGTTTTGTGCAATAGGAGGGGCGATTTTTACAGTCGCCCTTCTTATTGAATGCTGTAACAAATTCTCAACCTCTGCAAATTAAAATATCTCCCTTTCAGGGAAGTGCTTTGTTATTAAGAATTCATTTTGTCTGAGTGACTGAATTCGCTTAAATCAAGCCTGCCGGTGCAAACTTAAGAAAAAGAGGTAGGTAAACCGAATTAAGTATGATAAACAACATAAGCTTCTAACTTTCTAATTGCTGCTAATAAAACTGATCTATCTTTCTCCCCCTCTTTCGCCATCTCCTAATCCCCTAATGCCGGTTTCAATTTTCCGACCCATAATCATCAAATCCCGCTCAATGCCATCGAGTTCTGCAACTTTGGGTAAATAGCCCCAGCGTTCAAAACCAAATTTTTCAAATAATAATAAACTCGGCTCATTGTGAGCGAAAATAAAGCCCAGTAAAGTCTTAAGATTCAAAGTTGGACTTTGCTCAATTGCCCGTGATAGGAGTTGCCGGCCAACTCCACTGCGCTGATAAGTTGGGTCAACATAAATCCCAAGTTCCGCAGTTGCAGAGTAAGCCGGTCTTCCATAAAATGAGCGAAAACTTAGCCACCCAGCCACCCATCCGTCTATTTCCATTACCCAAAGTGGGCGACGAGTGGGGGTGTGTTCGGCAAACCAAGCAAGGCGACTATCCACTGAAATCGGCTGTAAATCAGCAGTTGCCATACGGCTGGGAATGGAAGCATTGTAGATGGCAATAATAGCCGGCAAATCACTTTCAACAGCATCACGGATCGTCATATCTTCTCAATTACTCTTTGATCACCCTTTCTTAAATTTGCAAAATCTAAGAAGGTTTATTATTGTACCGTAGTTGCCGGATATTTAAAAATAATAACTGTTCAGATTTTGCTGAATAAAACCCATGATAATTTTAAATTCAGTGTCTACTTTTTCTGGACTTTATACTAAAGCAGAGAAAAGGCAGCAATCTAGCAAGTAGAAAGAAAACGTAAAAAAATAAGGGATGCCGGCAGTAGAAGCAGACACCCCCTGACAGAAGATGACATTCATATTACAAATTTACGGTTTTCAGAAGGCTTGTAGCTGTAGAGCCATTCTTCAAACTCATTTTGATTCATTTGGGATGATTTCATCATTTCCTGCAATGTTGTCTCGCTTTCTGGCTTGTAGGAGCGGTTCCCCTGATTTGCACTGCGAATATAGATCACTTCTGTGCGAGGGATGCGATGGCGCTCGTAAGCATCCAGAGCAGCTTCAATGCTAGGTGCAAGAGAAAGGCACTCTGCAAGTTCGTAAGCGTCCTCAAACGCGGTGTTTGCTCCTTGCCCCAGAGATGGCACAACTGGATGAGCAGCATCGCCCAATAGCGTAACTCTGCCTTCACTCCAGCGTTGTAAGGGGGTTCTGTCACAGATCGGTCGCTCCACAATCTCATCGGCAGGGGTTGCCTGAATGATCGCCTCCACAGGGTCTGCCCACTCTGCAAATATCTCCAAAACACGAGCCTTGGCATCAGTTGCACGTTGACAAACAGAATCGTCTGCCAATAGCGCACCTGCACTCCAAAAGGTGTATCCCTCGCCCACATCGACCAGCAAGAAATTTTTGCCATCGGCTGCCGTGATTAAGGTCGCTAAGTTAGGAGTCAACAGGGGGTGGGGATATTGAATGACGGCACGCCAAGACATTCGACCGGCATAAAGAGGAGAACCATCACCGATTAGCTTTTGCCTGACAACAGAGTTGATTCCATCTGCCCCAATTAGCAAATCTGACTGGATTGTTTTTCCATTTTCAAAATGAGTTTCAACACTGCTTTCATGCTGTTCAAAACCAATACATTGATGATTGAGATGAATAATATCTGACGGCAGTAACGATGCGAGGATGGCTTGCAGGCGCGA
Above is a genomic segment from Microcoleus sp. FACHB-68 containing:
- a CDS encoding inositol monophosphatase family protein, with the protein product MEARLEELGDFWAQVLEFAEKTAVRVGTQLMADFGQVQAAEKLDGSLVTQSDKWADQEIREAIAAAFPTHGVLSEEGEHVFPDTEWCWIIDPLDGTTNFARGIPIWGISMGLFYQGFPVFGYVYLPPLKQTFSAFWNKELEKSLTQNTQGAFLNSQPIHTSRDSLSKNHFFSFCTRSISAIEHPFPCKIRMLGVATYNFLMVAAGITLGGVEATPKIWDIAAVWTIINAAGGVWVPLEQESIFPLEAGKDYSNRSYPTLVLSQPDLVPVFQPLVQSLNKSAKP
- a CDS encoding BCD family MFS transporter, producing MNRDHLPDSEPVESEKLLPKLNLLTMFRLSLFQMGLGIMSLLTLGVINRVMIDELNVLPLIAAGAIAMHQFVAPARIWFGQLSDSKPLLGYHRTGFVWIGAAVFAITSFIAVQVVWQLGGSLQATGWSFSTYAWVAVLALVFAIYGLALSASSTPFAALLVDVSDDDNRSKLIGIVWSMLMVGIVIGAITISKLLQMPEAGEEAITNSASANLANIPQLQATINPVFMIVPAVVFGLSVLATFGVEKKYSRFNSRSTLVDREDKITLSHALRILTANRQTGLFFSFLLVLTTSLFMQDPVLEPYGGEVFGMSVSQTTQLNAFYGMGTLIGIASTGFLLLPRLGKHRTTKYGCTAAAISSGLIILAGFTANPGMLKGSLLFFGLASGVLTAGATSLMLDLTAAETAGTFIGAWGLSQAMARGLATVFGGAVLNLGKNLFPVPVLAYSMVFALQAVGMIVAIFLLRRVNIKEFRENAKSAIAAVMAGELD
- a CDS encoding aldo/keto reductase; its protein translation is MQTTTLGQNGPAVTALGIGAWSWGDKLFWNYGSDYGEAQVREAFHAALAAGITFFDTAEVYGPGESEKLLGQFIKESGQPVHIATKFAPLPWRFNGDSVSDALTDSLKRLQMDRVTLYQVHWPFTFFMSQETLMNALADEVQRGRIEAVGVSNYSAEEMREAHQLLAKRGVPLAVNQVRYSLLTRQIESQGILSAAHQLGITLLAYSPLAQGLLTGKYTAEKPPAGPRQWDPKFSRSGLQKIEPVLSLLRQFGEKYQRTPAQVALNWLIAQGSVIPIPGAKTAQQAQQNAGALGWELSPEEILRLEEVSRPWLS
- a CDS encoding isoprenylcysteine carboxylmethyltransferase family protein encodes the protein MKLLRDWGFTRQGWRSGERGEYLVLIQGLLLIALVMLPVYRPAGLNINSPALLYGIWGIAAILGVGAFVLIIKGLLDLGGNLTPLPYPKENGQLVQTGIYSLVRHPLYSGLILAALSWAIWQQSLFHLAGGVILFAFLNAKASREEAWLSQKYPDYPNYQNRVKKLIPWLY
- a CDS encoding amylo-alpha-1,6-glucosidase, giving the protein MTPDTIELDGKSFVPAENLPLPEWPCVLSERPQPTLTIKDNDMFLVTDTLGNIAGCLGNDTNASMGLFCCDTRFLNRLELQIEGRSPVLLSSTADKGFGLSVLCTNPRIENHLPPETIGIKRDLMLNGALFSEIEISNYSTETVSFQVSISFDADFVDLFEVRGFGRQKRGQILRRIPLTGERTITGSQDLSNRGVEEAEFTTHTSVLSPPPSLLEQEELILAYQGLDGCLMESRIRFDHRHPDYFQGYTAIWQIELATHETQKLGYRLQMFTNGRPTSKVNPPATFVQAKAAEYLEEEQWTHEITKIRSDKNTFNQVIERAEQDLYVMRQSIGKNTVLSAGVPWFSTLFGRDSIIAASQILMLNPTIARETLSILAEYQGKKDDDWRDEQPGKILHELRLGEMARCQEIPHTPYYGTVDATPLWVMLYAEYYAWTADKDTLEHLWPNALAAMDWIDRNCKHTGYLSYDRQSSRGLANQGWKDSENCIVNRQGVQPAGPITLSEVQAYVYAAKLRLSEIARMKKRLDLADQWLEEARELKTRFNRDFWMEEEGYCAAALDGDGNQIDGITSNPGHCLSLGILTQDKALSVAERLLAPDMFNGWGIRTLSSLSPAYNPMGYHIGSVWPHDNALIAMGLRSLGVVDQALEIAKGLLDMTSKQPYKRPPELFCGYERTGDDEPVQYPVACSPQAWATGSVFQLLQMMVNLVPDAHNNCLRIIDPTLPESINKLSLHNLKVGNTLLDLEFERAGTTTACRVAKKRGNLRVVIEA
- a CDS encoding GNAT family N-acetyltransferase encodes the protein MTIRDAVESDLPAIIAIYNASIPSRMATADLQPISVDSRLAWFAEHTPTRRPLWVMEIDGWVAGWLSFRSFYGRPAYSATAELGIYVDPTYQRSGVGRQLLSRAIEQSPTLNLKTLLGFIFAHNEPSLLLFEKFGFERWGYLPKVAELDGIERDLMIMGRKIETGIRGLGDGERGGER
- a CDS encoding FAD-dependent monooxygenase encodes the protein MNIAIIGGGIGGLATAITLLKHGFNVQVYERAQALRPIGAGLTLTPNGLNTLNAIQPGLVESLKQAGSQMNTLILKRSTGEIIASKPLTALEHYGQPLLNIQWSRLQAILASLLPSDIIHLNHQCIGFEQHESSVETHFENGKTIQSDLLIGADGINSVVRQKLIGDGSPLYAGRMSWRAVIQYPHPLLTPNLATLITAADGKNFLLVDVGEGYTFWSAGALLADDSVCQRATDAKARVLEIFAEWADPVEAIIQATPADEIVERPICDRTPLQRWSEGRVTLLGDAAHPVVPSLGQGANTAFEDAYELAECLSLAPSIEAALDAYERHRIPRTEVIYIRSANQGNRSYKPESETTLQEMMKSSQMNQNEFEEWLYSYKPSENRKFVI